A stretch of Pseudolysobacter antarcticus DNA encodes these proteins:
- a CDS encoding PepSY domain-containing protein: MKMHSYMTAAILCVGLSASVAMAEETQQQLQAEAKITESAARATALARVPQAVVQGSELEREKGKLIWSYDLSTPKSKNITEVQVDAITGKIVSVKVETPKDQAKEAAADKKDGAAK, translated from the coding sequence ATGAAAATGCATTCATACATGACGGCAGCGATCCTTTGCGTTGGACTGTCGGCCTCCGTCGCCATGGCGGAAGAAACACAACAGCAGCTTCAGGCCGAAGCGAAGATCACCGAATCTGCTGCACGAGCCACGGCACTTGCACGGGTGCCTCAGGCTGTCGTCCAAGGCTCGGAATTGGAAAGAGAGAAGGGCAAACTTATCTGGTCCTACGACTTGAGTACGCCGAAATCGAAGAACATCACTGAAGTACAGGTAGACGCCATTACTGGCAAGATCGTCAGTGTAAAAGTCGAAACCCCGAAGGACCAGGCGAAGGAAGCAGCGGCCGATAAGAAGGACGGAGCCGCTAAATAG
- a CDS encoding CHAD domain-containing protein, with the protein MTHEPAAMVLALLAHAAEQLVLMDDYLGRRGIRLHGSIHEARKAIRRFRAAFALCGAADDPRASAVDHTAQRLGRSLSKLRDAHVLVQLASKRLKGYDANGSRRPWRFVHERLKKTRDDLASATLKADPEFERRRARARALQKAFASLTCDALTPEAVLLLLRQSSARVRRAERACQQHVTQGARHRYRRRLRRLRMQLQCVTALAHEMSVPKEAQLQARWVLREALDTMPGINELDALVTALGGRQDGEMLRRVVRRLPESAHRRTLVSAIEGK; encoded by the coding sequence ATGACCCATGAGCCAGCCGCTATGGTACTGGCGCTGCTAGCGCACGCGGCAGAACAACTGGTGCTGATGGATGACTATCTGGGTCGACGCGGCATCCGATTGCATGGCAGCATTCACGAGGCGCGCAAGGCCATTCGCCGGTTTCGCGCAGCGTTTGCCTTATGCGGGGCGGCTGACGACCCGCGGGCATCCGCAGTCGATCACACGGCCCAACGCTTGGGCCGCAGCTTGTCCAAGTTACGCGACGCGCATGTGCTGGTTCAGTTGGCGTCGAAGCGACTGAAGGGCTATGACGCGAACGGCAGTCGCCGGCCCTGGCGTTTTGTTCACGAACGGCTCAAAAAAACCCGAGACGACCTCGCTTCAGCAACGCTCAAGGCAGACCCGGAGTTCGAACGACGACGCGCACGCGCGCGCGCCCTGCAGAAAGCCTTCGCATCGCTGACGTGCGATGCGCTGACGCCAGAAGCTGTTTTGCTGTTGCTCCGGCAGAGTTCCGCGCGCGTGCGACGCGCCGAACGTGCGTGCCAGCAACACGTCACGCAAGGCGCGCGACATCGCTACCGCCGTCGATTGCGCCGTCTGAGGATGCAACTGCAGTGTGTAACGGCGTTGGCGCACGAGATGTCGGTGCCGAAAGAAGCGCAGCTGCAGGCGCGTTGGGTTTTGCGCGAGGCATTGGACACCATGCCCGGGATCAACGAACTGGACGCGCTGGTGACCGCGCTGGGCGGACGCCAGGACGGAGAGATGCTGCGACGTGTTGTCCGTCGCCTACCGGAAAGCGCCCACCGACGCACGCTGGTGAGTGCGATCGAGGGCAAATAA
- a CDS encoding beta strand repeat-containing protein, translating into MHNLIGVSRGRCWAKNSVVSSFHSLVVGLVLSCIASVGFAEGSRSLYPASYPGAGFRADMDFTAAVPYAGVTARQQFLYVYANAGEYILLGSSNRANGGDVFVYNPQAFGTKGNETIPGAADFTCSAAVPPTGSFSGGTLGQIAARVNELAGPNSADNSTTVVGGYGPCAYKAPSAGIYGVRFSVATAGGGGPTGSVGTLHIGNNTVAAWEVAVRAGATSTTDINARTFTYGFIAFTGGNSRPVFHTLYYATPDGQRYQQTMQGLDPNGYALWGNQSGFFDNGQPLYKDIRGGNAQITPGSGQFIAELSAQGPQTPVFFNSIDPAGANAVPAAAVLGALGIPLSPPAPTINSPQFTGLQSGNQTYVGGGGTFTFTAANDTSYQIVISAGVDYDPANPLNATLTGLAPNGGNSVPWNGLANDGSAFPNGTFNVQIVGRNGEIHFPIIDSEGNANGGPVVTKLNGSPVGDATVYYDDRGYITRGGTLIGALNGLLCPANPPVPPTPDHALLGVDSSAQVAGVFYRHWPGNGNLNTDCAATAGFGDAKALDLWTYQQSSPVPITLVINPANITLSKSGPATAALGSAFNYTLGLGNSGALGSGTVVTVTDVLPAGVIANSVAPGTGVSGVNCGTLPSAAGATLSCTVTLSAPLAAGSASGTASFTLNATAAIAGSITNFASVDPSGNTNPPAPGASCTPTTSCGSATTLVLLPPTISKAFGAASIPLNGSTSLSFTITNPNAGNTLSGVGVTDNVPAGLVVATPNGLTGSCGGGTITAVAGSGNVTLSSATLAANASCTFSINVTGIAAGNQNNTTGNVTSTEGGNGGTASASVAVVAPPVIAKAFNPVTIALNGTTSLTFTIINPVANTVALTGVAFNDTLPVGLTLASGSVTVCGGTLTKTAPTGITLVGANIAIGSPCQFSVTVTGTAGGQYTNVTGNVSSTNGGTGNTGTANLAVVIPPTIIKAFGAPSIALNGATSLNFTVGNPNTGLALTGLAFTDTLPAGLVIATPNGASNTCGGAITAVAGSGAVSLAGGTLPANANCTITVNVQGTTAGVKNNSVTVTSTEGGTGNTSNASITVLAPPTIIKSFGAASIALNGSTSLSFTIVNPNTTSSLSGVGVTDTLPAGLTIATPSGLSGSCGGGTITAIAGSGSVSLSGATLIASASCTFSINVTGTAVGMQNNTTGNVTSTEGGNGGTASASIDVIGPPTVAKSFNPTTIAVGGTSTLTIVVTNTNTIPITGAAFTDTLPANVTTLASTAATTCAPGTASQAPGSLSLAGATIPASGNCTVTVTVTSTQAGVYTNTIPAGGVTTTNAGSNTTPTSATLTVSALLPPAVAKTFNPATIPVNGTSTLTITLTNPNTATAITGAAFTDTLPANVTTIAATAATTCAPGVASQAAGSLTLAGGTIPANGSCMVTVNVTSAIGGVYNNTIAAGDVTTTNAGSNTTPTSATLTVLGPPVVVKAFNPITISVNGTSTLTITLTNPNATTAITGVAFADTLPANVTTVAGTAATTCAPGVVSQTAGAVSLAGATIPASGNCTVTVSVTSATPGAYTNTILAGGVTSTNAGSNTTPTSSTLTVNAVALVPPTVAKSFSPATIAVNGTSMLTITVSNSNAIPITGVTLIDNLPAGVTTVASTVATNCAPGTPAQTTGSVSMAGGTTAANGSCTVTVTVTAATLGAYTNTIPAGGVTSTNAGSNTTPATSTLTVSAPLVVAQIPALNLWGLLMLGLVLSAGGFYIAQRRGIRPDR; encoded by the coding sequence ATGCATAATCTGATCGGTGTAAGCCGCGGTCGTTGCTGGGCAAAAAATAGCGTTGTGTCCAGTTTCCACAGCCTGGTGGTCGGGTTGGTGCTGTCCTGCATCGCGAGCGTGGGCTTTGCCGAAGGAAGTCGCTCGCTGTATCCCGCCAGCTATCCAGGTGCGGGTTTCCGCGCCGATATGGACTTCACGGCTGCAGTGCCTTACGCCGGCGTCACCGCACGGCAGCAGTTTTTGTATGTCTACGCAAATGCGGGCGAGTACATCCTGCTGGGATCGAGTAATCGCGCCAATGGTGGTGATGTTTTTGTTTACAACCCGCAGGCCTTTGGCACCAAGGGCAACGAGACGATTCCGGGCGCTGCTGATTTCACCTGTAGTGCCGCCGTGCCACCGACGGGCAGTTTTTCCGGTGGGACACTCGGCCAGATTGCCGCGCGCGTCAACGAATTGGCGGGGCCCAACAGCGCCGACAATTCCACTACCGTAGTCGGCGGTTACGGGCCCTGCGCGTACAAAGCGCCGAGTGCCGGGATTTATGGCGTGCGCTTCAGCGTCGCCACTGCCGGCGGCGGCGGCCCCACCGGTTCGGTGGGGACTTTGCACATCGGCAACAATACCGTTGCTGCGTGGGAAGTCGCGGTGCGAGCGGGTGCAACTTCTACTACCGACATCAATGCGCGCACGTTCACCTACGGCTTCATCGCCTTCACCGGTGGTAATAGCCGGCCCGTGTTTCATACGCTCTACTACGCGACGCCTGACGGACAACGCTATCAACAGACCATGCAGGGGTTGGATCCGAACGGCTACGCGCTGTGGGGCAACCAGTCGGGATTTTTTGATAACGGCCAGCCGTTGTACAAGGACATCCGTGGTGGCAACGCTCAGATAACGCCCGGTAGCGGCCAGTTCATCGCCGAGCTGAGCGCGCAAGGGCCGCAGACCCCTGTGTTTTTTAATAGCATCGATCCCGCAGGCGCGAACGCCGTGCCAGCGGCGGCCGTGTTGGGCGCGCTGGGGATTCCGTTGTCGCCGCCTGCACCGACCATCAACAGCCCGCAGTTCACCGGGCTGCAAAGTGGCAACCAGACCTATGTTGGCGGCGGCGGCACGTTCACGTTTACCGCCGCGAACGACACGTCCTACCAGATCGTGATCAGTGCAGGTGTGGATTACGATCCCGCCAATCCGCTCAATGCTACCCTGACGGGTCTGGCGCCCAATGGCGGCAACAGCGTGCCGTGGAATGGGCTGGCCAACGATGGCTCGGCGTTTCCCAATGGCACATTCAACGTCCAGATCGTCGGTCGCAATGGTGAAATTCATTTTCCGATCATCGACTCGGAAGGCAATGCAAACGGCGGCCCGGTCGTTACCAAGCTCAATGGCAGCCCTGTCGGCGACGCAACGGTTTACTACGACGACCGCGGTTATATTACCCGTGGCGGCACCCTGATCGGCGCTCTGAACGGATTGCTGTGCCCAGCCAATCCGCCAGTGCCACCTACACCAGATCATGCGTTGCTTGGTGTGGATTCAAGTGCGCAAGTGGCCGGTGTGTTTTATCGCCACTGGCCGGGCAACGGCAATTTGAATACAGATTGCGCCGCTACCGCGGGATTCGGCGATGCCAAGGCGCTAGATCTGTGGACTTACCAGCAATCTTCGCCCGTACCCATAACGCTGGTGATAAATCCGGCGAACATCACCCTGAGCAAATCCGGACCGGCCACGGCAGCCCTAGGTTCTGCGTTCAATTACACCCTTGGTCTGGGAAATAGCGGCGCACTTGGCAGCGGCACCGTCGTGACGGTAACGGACGTTCTGCCGGCTGGCGTCATCGCCAACAGCGTGGCGCCGGGCACGGGCGTGAGCGGCGTGAACTGCGGCACCTTGCCGAGCGCGGCCGGCGCTACGCTGAGCTGCACCGTGACGCTGAGCGCCCCGCTTGCCGCAGGCTCGGCCAGTGGAACCGCCAGCTTCACGTTGAACGCAACCGCCGCTATTGCAGGATCGATCACGAACTTCGCCTCGGTCGATCCGAGCGGCAACACGAACCCACCGGCGCCAGGCGCCAGCTGTACACCGACGACCAGCTGCGGCAGTGCGACGACTCTGGTGTTGCTGCCGCCGACCATCAGCAAGGCGTTCGGCGCGGCAAGCATCCCGCTAAATGGTTCGACCAGTCTGAGCTTTACCATCACCAATCCGAATGCCGGCAACACGCTTAGCGGCGTCGGTGTCACCGACAACGTGCCGGCTGGCCTCGTGGTCGCCACGCCGAATGGCCTCACCGGCTCGTGTGGCGGCGGCACGATCACTGCGGTGGCTGGATCGGGCAATGTGACCTTGTCCAGTGCGACGCTGGCGGCGAACGCCAGCTGCACATTTTCTATCAATGTCACCGGTATCGCTGCGGGCAATCAGAACAACACCACGGGCAATGTGACCTCGACGGAAGGCGGCAATGGTGGGACGGCCTCGGCGAGCGTGGCGGTCGTTGCCCCACCGGTGATCGCCAAGGCGTTCAATCCGGTGACGATCGCGCTCAACGGCACGACATCGCTGACGTTCACCATTATCAATCCCGTGGCCAATACCGTGGCGCTGACGGGCGTGGCATTCAATGACACCTTGCCGGTGGGGCTGACGCTGGCCAGCGGTTCGGTGACGGTCTGCGGCGGCACGTTAACCAAGACGGCGCCGACCGGCATCACTCTGGTGGGCGCAAACATCGCGATCGGCAGCCCGTGCCAGTTCAGCGTGACCGTAACAGGGACGGCGGGCGGCCAATACACCAATGTCACCGGTAACGTGAGTTCAACCAACGGCGGTACGGGCAACACCGGGACGGCGAATCTTGCTGTCGTCATACCGCCGACGATCATCAAGGCATTCGGCGCCCCCTCCATTGCGCTGAACGGCGCAACGTCGCTGAATTTCACCGTGGGCAATCCTAATACAGGTTTGGCGCTGACTGGCTTGGCCTTCACCGACACTCTGCCAGCGGGTCTGGTGATAGCGACGCCGAACGGCGCGAGCAACACGTGTGGCGGAGCGATCACGGCAGTCGCAGGTTCCGGCGCGGTCAGCCTGGCAGGCGGAACTTTGCCGGCAAACGCGAACTGTACGATCACCGTGAATGTTCAGGGAACCACGGCCGGTGTAAAAAACAACAGCGTGACCGTGACCTCGACGGAAGGCGGTACTGGCAACACCTCGAATGCCAGCATCACCGTGTTGGCGCCGCCGACCATCATCAAGTCGTTTGGTGCAGCGAGCATCGCGTTGAACGGCTCAACCAGCTTGAGCTTCACGATCGTCAATCCGAACACAACCAGCTCGCTGAGCGGTGTCGGCGTCACCGACACGTTGCCGGCAGGGCTGACCATTGCCACACCGAGTGGATTGAGCGGTTCCTGTGGCGGTGGCACGATCACGGCTATAGCCGGATCAGGCAGTGTGAGCCTGTCGGGCGCCACGCTGATAGCGAGCGCCAGTTGCACGTTCTCGATCAACGTCACCGGCACCGCCGTGGGAATGCAGAACAACACCACCGGCAATGTGACCTCGACCGAAGGCGGCAATGGCGGCACAGCCTCGGCGAGTATCGATGTGATTGGTCCGCCGACGGTGGCCAAATCCTTTAATCCCACCACGATTGCCGTGGGTGGAACGAGCACGCTGACGATTGTCGTCACCAATACAAACACGATCCCAATCACCGGCGCCGCGTTCACGGATACGTTGCCGGCGAACGTGACAACCCTCGCCAGTACGGCAGCGACGACCTGCGCGCCGGGCACTGCTTCGCAAGCTCCTGGCTCCCTGAGTCTGGCCGGTGCCACCATCCCCGCCAGCGGCAACTGCACGGTGACAGTGACGGTGACTTCAACTCAGGCCGGCGTATACACCAATACGATTCCTGCAGGCGGTGTGACGACTACAAATGCCGGCTCAAACACTACACCGACCAGTGCAACGTTGACGGTCAGCGCGCTGTTGCCGCCCGCTGTGGCCAAGACGTTCAATCCAGCGACTATTCCGGTCAACGGCACGAGTACGCTGACGATCACGCTGACGAACCCGAATACCGCGACGGCCATCACCGGCGCTGCTTTTACCGACACGCTACCGGCCAACGTCACCACGATCGCGGCGACGGCGGCGACAACCTGCGCACCGGGCGTGGCCTCCCAAGCAGCGGGTTCCCTGACTCTGGCTGGTGGCACCATCCCAGCCAACGGTAGCTGCATGGTGACGGTGAATGTCACCTCGGCGATCGGTGGGGTTTACAACAACACCATTGCTGCAGGTGACGTGACGACGACCAATGCCGGTTCGAACACGACACCAACCTCCGCGACGCTGACCGTGCTTGGGCCGCCGGTGGTCGTGAAGGCGTTCAATCCCATCACTATTTCCGTGAACGGTACCAGCACGTTGACGATCACGTTGACCAACCCGAATGCGACGACGGCCATCACCGGTGTTGCGTTCGCCGATACTTTACCCGCGAACGTAACCACCGTCGCCGGCACGGCGGCGACAACCTGCGCACCGGGCGTGGTTTCGCAAACGGCCGGTGCCGTGAGTCTGGCCGGTGCCACGATTCCCGCCAGCGGCAACTGCACAGTGACGGTTAGCGTGACCTCAGCGACCCCGGGCGCTTACACAAACACGATTCTCGCAGGCGGTGTCACGAGCACGAATGCAGGCTCGAACACGACGCCGACCAGCAGTACGCTGACTGTCAATGCAGTTGCGCTCGTGCCGCCGACCGTTGCCAAGTCGTTCAGCCCGGCGACGATCGCGGTGAATGGCACCAGCATGTTGACGATTACGGTGAGCAACTCGAATGCGATACCGATTACGGGCGTGACGCTGATTGACAACTTGCCGGCGGGGGTCACCACGGTCGCCAGCACGGTCGCAACCAACTGTGCACCGGGGACGCCTGCGCAGACGACCGGTTCTGTGAGCATGGCCGGCGGCACGACTGCCGCTAATGGCAGCTGCACGGTGACGGTGACGGTAACTGCAGCAACACTCGGGGCCTACACCAACACGATTCCCGCGGGCGGCGTGACAAGTACTAATGCCGGCTCCAACACCACGCCGGCGACCAGCACGCTGACCGTCAGCGCGCCGCTGGTGGTGGCGCAAATACCAGCGCTTAACTTATGGGGTCTGCTGATGCTAGGTCTTGTTTTAAGCGCAGGTGGTTTCTACATTGCACAGAGAAGGGGAATTCGCCCAGACCGATGA
- a CDS encoding enhanced serine sensitivity protein SseB C-terminal domain-containing protein, with amino-acid sequence MKNERIYVDSPLTGSDIPPAKISLDELERLRLRAIEHRDEVPFFRALLDANLYAHTPLSDDSGRLRLIQFPHPDTGQELLPVFTDAAQSHAAAQGLHKVLVMPGRDLFELTLGATLIINPNRDAVTLYPEEIRELLETGVVAHIDVETLQEPITMAFRQPVRAPDWMEEWLRQLFAQLPYIESAYLVEMFPPDAIEKGALLIAVGVTPANTERAGRAITTKLQPKCEGLQVAVELMPFDPAGELPNWVGMLGVQPIYERAV; translated from the coding sequence ATGAAAAATGAACGCATCTATGTCGATTCGCCATTGACGGGCTCGGACATCCCGCCCGCCAAAATTTCTTTGGATGAGCTGGAAAGATTGCGGCTGCGTGCCATTGAGCACCGCGATGAAGTCCCGTTTTTTCGCGCGCTATTGGACGCCAATCTCTACGCCCATACGCCGCTTTCCGACGACTCGGGTCGACTTCGCCTGATTCAATTTCCACATCCCGATACGGGGCAGGAGTTGCTTCCTGTTTTCACCGACGCGGCCCAATCCCACGCAGCAGCGCAAGGCCTTCACAAAGTGTTGGTCATGCCGGGGCGAGACCTGTTCGAACTCACGCTTGGCGCCACGCTAATAATCAATCCGAATCGTGATGCCGTGACTCTCTACCCGGAGGAGATCCGAGAACTCCTCGAAACGGGAGTGGTGGCACACATCGATGTCGAAACGCTTCAAGAGCCCATAACGATGGCTTTCAGACAGCCCGTGCGCGCACCTGATTGGATGGAAGAGTGGCTAAGGCAACTATTTGCACAGCTCCCCTACATCGAGTCGGCGTACTTGGTGGAGATGTTTCCGCCGGACGCCATCGAGAAGGGAGCGTTACTCATTGCCGTTGGAGTCACGCCGGCGAATACGGAGCGCGCCGGGCGAGCCATAACGACAAAACTACAACCCAAATGCGAAGGCCTTCAGGTCGCCGTTGAACTCATGCCGTTTGACCCGGCCGGCGAGCTGCCGAACTGGGTCGGTATGCTGGGTGTTCAGCCAATTTACGAGCGCGCAGTCTAG
- a CDS encoding DNA-binding protein encodes MARGGLYKTDIEKARNAVIAEGRHPSVDAVRVELGNTGSKTTIHRYLKELDEEQGQSLAGKVAISDALQDLVTRLSARLHEEAEALITEAKGRFDGESRRQADVVEQRAQENVALSDQIQRGEVALQTERAEHGQTRQALIDAHLANRQLEERVAGLQQRVAEHETHTQSLEEKHRHAREALEHYRTSVKEQREQEHRRHEHQVQSLQVDVRAVAESITAKNHELLQLNRDNARMLEQGAQQEKDLAQARRDQQTQQHAIEELRPLVGQNQRLQESWLAEQRRAQSLQSELEASQSALARERTAHQQREADLARVQARLSVLEDVFGKLRIAPEEPQTSAVTE; translated from the coding sequence ATGGCACGTGGCGGCTTGTACAAAACCGATATCGAGAAAGCTCGAAATGCCGTGATCGCGGAGGGACGGCATCCTTCTGTCGATGCCGTGCGCGTCGAACTGGGGAATACCGGCTCGAAGACTACGATCCACCGGTATCTCAAGGAGCTGGACGAGGAACAAGGCCAAAGCCTGGCCGGTAAGGTCGCCATCAGCGATGCATTGCAGGACTTGGTGACGCGGCTTTCTGCACGCTTGCACGAGGAAGCGGAAGCGCTGATCACCGAGGCCAAGGGGCGTTTTGACGGCGAATCACGCCGGCAAGCTGATGTGGTGGAGCAGCGCGCGCAGGAAAACGTGGCGCTCAGCGATCAGATACAACGGGGTGAGGTCGCCTTGCAGACCGAGCGCGCCGAGCATGGCCAGACGCGTCAGGCGTTGATCGACGCCCACTTGGCCAATAGACAGCTCGAAGAACGGGTGGCTGGCCTACAGCAGCGAGTTGCCGAGCACGAAACACATACGCAATCGCTGGAAGAAAAACACCGCCATGCCCGGGAAGCGCTGGAGCACTACCGCACCTCGGTCAAGGAGCAACGCGAGCAGGAACATCGCCGGCATGAGCACCAGGTACAGTCACTGCAGGTGGACGTGCGCGCGGTCGCGGAGAGCATCACTGCCAAGAACCACGAGCTGCTGCAGCTCAATCGCGATAACGCCCGGATGCTGGAGCAAGGGGCCCAGCAGGAAAAAGACTTGGCCCAAGCCCGCCGCGATCAGCAAACGCAGCAGCATGCGATCGAGGAACTTCGCCCGCTGGTCGGACAAAATCAGCGGCTTCAAGAGTCCTGGCTCGCGGAGCAGCGCCGTGCTCAGAGCCTTCAGAGCGAACTGGAGGCGAGTCAGTCAGCCTTGGCGCGCGAGCGTACGGCACACCAACAGCGCGAGGCCGATCTGGCGCGGGTACAAGCCCGACTGAGTGTTTTGGAGGACGTGTTCGGCAAACTGCGGATCGCCCCGGAAGAGCCACAGACCAGCGCAGTGACGGAATAG
- a CDS encoding type II toxin-antitoxin system RelE/ParE family toxin: MDVKFEDPSLQRLEADPSFTSGFDAAIVKAFRKRMQLIRAAVDERTFYAMKSLHYEKLKGNRDGQRSMRLNDQRRLLLRLLQDETGKLAVIISIVDYH; this comes from the coding sequence ATGGACGTGAAATTTGAAGACCCATCGCTTCAACGGCTGGAAGCTGATCCGAGTTTCACCTCCGGCTTCGACGCCGCCATCGTGAAGGCGTTTCGGAAGCGTATGCAGTTGATTCGAGCAGCCGTCGACGAGCGGACGTTCTATGCCATGAAATCACTTCACTACGAAAAGCTTAAGGGTAACCGAGACGGTCAACGCTCGATGCGACTGAACGATCAACGGCGCTTGCTCTTGCGGCTGCTGCAAGACGAGACCGGCAAACTCGCGGTGATCATATCGATTGTGGATTATCACTGA
- a CDS encoding HigA family addiction module antitoxin: protein MNNFAETFPPGEFLRDELDARGWSQTELAEIIGRPVRLINEIIAGKKAITPETAIQLGDSLGTGPELWMNLESQFQLSKVRATDGLIARRAGLYGQFPVREMIKRGWIEGTKSVEVLEQQFRTFFNVDRLDAEIHFAHAAKKSEAQTPATMVQLAWLFRARRLATEMVMPAYSESTLRAALPRLSALLTAPEETRHVARILAECGVRFVVVEPIPGAKIDGACFWTANEQPVVALSLRLDRIDNFWFVLRHELEHVLCRHALEHGYILDQDIEGTAADQVNEEESIANAAAAEYCVSRDEMSGFVARVSPFFKEERVLLFAQRIGVHPGLVVGQLQRRLGRYDLFRKYQAKVRQFVTSSALTDGWGVVHTA from the coding sequence ATGAACAATTTCGCGGAAACCTTTCCGCCCGGCGAATTCCTCCGGGACGAACTTGATGCGCGTGGTTGGTCGCAGACTGAGCTCGCAGAAATTATCGGCCGCCCCGTGCGATTGATCAACGAGATCATCGCCGGGAAAAAGGCGATCACGCCGGAGACGGCGATCCAGCTTGGCGACTCGCTGGGCACTGGACCAGAACTGTGGATGAATCTCGAGAGCCAGTTTCAGCTATCCAAGGTGCGCGCGACCGACGGCTTGATCGCGCGGCGCGCTGGTCTCTATGGTCAATTTCCTGTTCGTGAAATGATCAAACGCGGATGGATCGAAGGCACGAAATCGGTCGAAGTGCTCGAGCAACAGTTTCGGACATTTTTTAACGTCGATCGTCTGGATGCAGAAATTCATTTTGCACATGCTGCCAAGAAGTCTGAAGCGCAAACCCCTGCGACGATGGTGCAACTCGCGTGGCTGTTTCGCGCGCGTCGGCTTGCAACAGAAATGGTGATGCCTGCCTATTCCGAGTCCACCCTTCGTGCAGCCCTTCCCAGGCTATCGGCATTGCTCACTGCGCCCGAAGAGACACGTCATGTCGCACGAATTTTGGCCGAATGCGGCGTGAGATTCGTCGTAGTCGAACCCATTCCCGGCGCAAAAATTGACGGCGCGTGTTTTTGGACAGCTAACGAGCAGCCCGTCGTTGCCCTCTCTTTACGACTGGATCGTATCGATAACTTTTGGTTCGTGTTGCGACACGAACTCGAACATGTGTTGTGCCGCCATGCGTTAGAGCATGGATACATTCTCGATCAGGATATCGAAGGCACAGCAGCCGATCAGGTAAATGAAGAGGAATCCATTGCCAATGCAGCGGCGGCGGAATACTGCGTTTCTCGCGATGAGATGAGCGGTTTCGTGGCGCGAGTCTCGCCCTTCTTCAAGGAAGAACGCGTCTTGCTATTTGCGCAGAGAATTGGCGTACATCCAGGGCTGGTCGTGGGTCAGTTGCAGCGTCGCTTGGGTCGCTATGACTTGTTCCGAAAATATCAGGCCAAGGTTCGTCAATTCGTCACTTCGTCAGCCCTCACCGATGGGTGGGGCGTCGTACATACCGCATAA